A DNA window from Thermococcus sp. 4557 contains the following coding sequences:
- a CDS encoding FlaD/FlaE family flagellar protein, with protein MITEIEIDEKLKRLRGKVPNFLVDDLKERLMKKRDILTPEQVDKIVDRVLQTYAGQLERISKLDSRVDEIGRYLEEIRNHLMGFSGDPSNQRTFGGVSQEPGGGTPTGEAFETNGAGIATKVSEGSPISESAGDVSVPLNTATPRTVEVMPMERGFEIPPDIRDVLISAPSTPARLERIPNDMISTMMALKWLGFLIDRVGMQNLENVLEFYYSIGWISEGVLNTLLRYAAGIRPHHREPDWRPDERLTIQDHLVSLLFIERLRGVRITREVLDAVEREMRLIGKVLDDMYGV; from the coding sequence ATGATCACCGAGATCGAGATTGACGAAAAACTGAAGCGCCTGAGGGGAAAGGTGCCGAACTTCCTGGTTGATGACCTGAAGGAGAGGCTCATGAAGAAGAGGGACATACTCACCCCCGAGCAGGTCGATAAAATAGTCGACAGGGTGCTCCAGACCTACGCGGGCCAGCTGGAGAGGATCTCGAAGCTCGACAGCCGTGTTGATGAGATTGGTCGTTACCTCGAGGAGATACGCAACCACCTGATGGGCTTTTCTGGTGATCCCAGTAATCAGCGGACGTTTGGGGGAGTATCACAGGAGCCAGGAGGGGGGACCCCGACAGGCGAAGCCTTCGAGACGAATGGTGCGGGTATTGCCACAAAAGTCAGTGAGGGGTCTCCCATCAGTGAGTCTGCGGGCGATGTTTCCGTGCCCCTGAATACCGCTACCCCCAGAACTGTGGAGGTCATGCCTATGGAGAGGGGATTTGAGATACCTCCGGATATTAGGGATGTTTTGATAAGCGCCCCCAGCACCCCTGCCCGGCTTGAGAGGATACCGAACGACATGATCTCTACTATGATGGCCCTGAAGTGGCTCGGCTTTCTCATTGACCGCGTGGGAATGCAGAACCTCGAGAACGTGCTGGAGTTCTATTACTCGATAGGCTGGATATCGGAGGGGGTGCTCAACACCCTGCTCAGGTACGCGGCGGGTATAAGGCCGCACCACAGGGAACCCGACTGGAGACCGGACGAGAGGCTCACCATCCAGGACCACCTGGTGTCCCTGCTCTTCATTGAAAGGCTGAGAGGGGTCAGAATAACCAGGGAGGTACTGGACGCGGTGGAGAGGGAGATGAGACTAATCGGAAAGGTGCTGGACGATATGTACGGGGTTTAG